In Gimesia benthica, a single window of DNA contains:
- a CDS encoding formate--tetrahydrofolate ligase, whose protein sequence is MHRITPSSPDGPILRDIDSLAKDLGLAPGDYEPYGRLKAKLVHGLANKFTDRPLGKYIGVTAVNPTPLGEGKTVTTIGLAMALSQLGHTTIGTLREPSLAPVFGIKGGGAGGGNCTLEPQADINLHFTGDMHAVTSATNLLASIIDNHVARRKTPEINPKTITWRRSLDLCDKGLAHIISGLDQPPQAPLRETGFDLTAASEVMAILALASDPRDLRTRLGRIVVGMTFDRQPVTVEQLGCAGAMAALLIDALRPNLVQSCESTPFLVHAGPFGNIAHGNSSIIADQIALRLAEYVVTESGFGADCGAEKFFDIKCRASGLQPAAEVLVCTARALKLQSGQFDVHPGKPLPPALLEENLEALRAGAVNLQAHLDIIQQYHLPTVVAINAFPDDSERELLEIQKIALEQGATAAVITRAFSEGGEGSFALAEAVVQAAELPNQFEYLYPLEMPIAEKIETIATRIYGAASVEFEPLARRRMSEYEQLGYGNLPICIAKTQYSLSHDPHLLGRPTGFTFPVRDLRLSAGAGFLYALSGEIRTMPGLPSDPAALRIDIDDAGKIIGLH, encoded by the coding sequence ATGCATCGCATTACCCCTTCGAGCCCCGACGGGCCGATTCTCAGAGACATCGATTCCCTTGCCAAAGATCTCGGTCTGGCGCCTGGCGACTATGAACCGTACGGACGCCTCAAGGCCAAACTGGTGCACGGACTCGCGAACAAATTCACCGATCGTCCCCTGGGAAAATACATTGGTGTCACCGCGGTCAATCCCACGCCACTGGGTGAAGGCAAAACGGTGACCACCATCGGGCTCGCGATGGCCCTCTCTCAACTCGGGCATACCACCATCGGCACGCTTCGTGAGCCTTCCCTGGCGCCGGTATTCGGCATCAAGGGGGGCGGCGCCGGCGGTGGAAACTGCACGCTCGAGCCCCAGGCCGATATCAACCTGCATTTCACGGGGGACATGCACGCTGTTACCTCGGCCACCAACCTGCTGGCCAGCATCATCGATAACCACGTCGCCCGACGAAAAACTCCCGAAATCAACCCGAAGACCATCACCTGGCGACGGTCCCTGGATCTCTGTGATAAAGGACTGGCTCACATCATCAGTGGACTGGATCAACCGCCGCAGGCCCCACTTCGCGAGACCGGCTTCGACCTCACCGCTGCTTCGGAAGTGATGGCAATTCTCGCCCTTGCCAGCGATCCCCGCGATCTCCGCACGCGCCTGGGACGCATCGTCGTCGGCATGACTTTTGACCGCCAGCCGGTGACCGTCGAACAGTTGGGCTGCGCCGGTGCGATGGCCGCCCTGCTCATCGATGCCCTGAGACCTAATCTGGTCCAGAGCTGTGAATCGACGCCCTTTCTCGTGCACGCAGGACCTTTCGGTAACATTGCCCACGGCAACAGTTCGATCATCGCCGATCAGATCGCCCTGCGACTTGCCGAGTACGTCGTCACAGAAAGTGGTTTTGGTGCGGACTGCGGTGCAGAAAAGTTTTTCGATATCAAATGCCGCGCCAGTGGACTGCAGCCCGCTGCGGAAGTCCTCGTCTGTACCGCCCGGGCTCTGAAACTGCAGAGTGGTCAGTTCGACGTCCATCCGGGGAAACCGCTGCCACCTGCACTCCTGGAGGAGAACCTGGAGGCCCTCCGCGCAGGGGCCGTCAATCTGCAGGCGCACCTGGATATTATTCAGCAGTATCATCTGCCTACCGTCGTCGCCATCAATGCCTTTCCCGATGATTCCGAACGCGAACTGCTGGAGATTCAAAAGATCGCCCTCGAACAGGGGGCCACAGCGGCCGTCATCACTCGCGCCTTCAGTGAAGGGGGCGAAGGTTCTTTTGCATTGGCCGAAGCGGTCGTCCAGGCCGCTGAACTGCCGAATCAGTTTGAATATCTCTATCCCTTGGAAATGCCGATCGCGGAAAAAATCGAAACGATCGCGACCCGCATCTATGGAGCTGCCTCCGTCGAATTCGAGCCGCTGGCCCGCCGACGTATGTCGGAGTACGAACAACTTGGCTACGGCAACCTTCCCATCTGCATTGCCAAAACGCAGTACTCGCTCTCTCACGATCCGCACCTCCTGGGACGACCGACCGGCTTTACCTTCCCGGTTCGAGATCTGCGACTCTCTGCGGGCGCTGGTTTTCTGTATGCCTTGAGCGGCGAAATTCGCACCATGCCCGGACTGCCCTCGGACCCGGCGGCACTGCGAATTGACATCGACGATGCCGGTAAAATCATCGGCCTGCATTGA
- a CDS encoding mandelate racemase/muconate lactonizing enzyme family protein — protein sequence MQITKIETSIAESIMPGLLLVRIHTSEGVVGCGETYYAPHAVAAMIHDWMSHYLMGKNPLDIEAHWRFLYERATNFGSRGTELRAISAIDLALWDIFGKVTSQPVWQLLGGCVQESIRTYNSCGGPSYGGTTEKESKHTWPGYGSVGNQGPLNDYWSAVNEPVELARSLLSEGYQALKVWTLDFAAHKTNGPLHITHEDITRALEPFQKIRDALGSNIELIIDGHGFFQLAPALRIAKRLQEYDILWAEDLLRIDCVDTLSDFRSKAGIPVAVSEMFNGPDDFRLALEKRAADFVMIDPTWVGGISQTRNITRLAQFYNIPVVMHDCTGPLTLLNGVHVAASSNNVAWQESLRAHLRILYPQLIDTAIEVEAGRIKIPQKPGLGVAWLPELFTPGTNQYRATTLT from the coding sequence ATGCAGATCACGAAAATAGAAACGTCGATTGCCGAATCGATCATGCCCGGTCTGCTGCTGGTGCGCATTCATACCAGCGAAGGCGTTGTCGGATGCGGCGAAACTTACTATGCACCGCATGCGGTAGCAGCGATGATCCACGACTGGATGTCACACTACCTGATGGGGAAGAATCCCCTCGACATCGAGGCGCACTGGCGTTTCCTGTATGAACGGGCAACGAACTTCGGCTCCCGGGGAACCGAGCTGCGGGCGATCTCCGCGATTGACCTCGCGCTGTGGGACATCTTCGGCAAGGTCACTTCACAGCCGGTCTGGCAGCTGCTGGGTGGCTGTGTGCAGGAATCGATTCGTACCTACAACAGCTGTGGCGGTCCTTCCTATGGAGGCACCACCGAAAAAGAGAGCAAGCACACCTGGCCGGGTTACGGTTCGGTAGGAAACCAGGGGCCGCTGAATGACTACTGGTCCGCCGTCAATGAACCGGTGGAGCTGGCACGGTCATTGCTGTCAGAAGGTTATCAGGCTCTTAAAGTCTGGACGCTGGACTTCGCGGCGCACAAGACGAATGGGCCTCTGCATATCACACACGAAGACATCACGCGAGCGCTGGAACCGTTTCAGAAAATCCGGGATGCGCTGGGAAGTAATATCGAACTGATTATCGACGGCCACGGGTTCTTTCAGCTCGCGCCGGCACTCCGCATCGCGAAACGATTGCAGGAATATGACATCCTCTGGGCCGAGGACCTGCTGCGGATTGACTGTGTGGATACGCTGAGCGACTTCCGCAGCAAAGCGGGAATTCCCGTGGCGGTAAGTGAAATGTTCAACGGCCCGGACGACTTTCGGCTGGCACTGGAGAAACGGGCCGCGGACTTTGTGATGATCGATCCGACATGGGTGGGAGGTATATCACAGACGCGAAATATCACCCGTCTGGCACAGTTCTATAACATTCCCGTGGTGATGCATGACTGCACCGGACCTTTGACGTTGCTCAACGGCGTGCACGTCGCCGCGAGTTCGAATAATGTGGCCTGGCAGGAAAGTTTGCGGGCCCACTTGCGGATTCTGTATCCTCAACTGATCGACACAGCCATTGAAGTCGAAGCGGGACGAATCAAGATTCCACAGAAGCCGGGTCTGGGAGTCGCCTGGCTGCCTGAACTGTTCACGCCGGGAACGAACCAGTATCGCGCGACGACGCTGACTTAG
- a CDS encoding mannonate dehydratase: MQLTSVVTPFTDENLTMLAQIGVTHVTIRYPGPGRERLQALCDQVAAQGLKIAAIEGYLPIENIKLGNERFDAEIAEMKTLLRDMQAVGIPFICYNFMAGTDWVRTKLDARERGGALVTGFDVDEAEQAVSLSETTRDQVSSPITAEELWINLERFLTELVPVAEECGVTLAMHPDDPPLETFMGKARIMNCVENFERLVQLVPSTANAICFCQGTFAEMGVDIPETIRRLGPHIRYVHFRDIKGTRERFVETFHDNGPTDMYAAVQAYQEIGFTGPIRPDHVPQLVGEEAGEPGYTMLGRLHAFGYLQGLMEAARKAGNS; the protein is encoded by the coding sequence ATGCAACTGACATCGGTGGTTACGCCGTTTACCGACGAGAACCTGACAATGCTGGCCCAGATTGGAGTGACGCATGTCACAATTCGCTATCCCGGGCCAGGCCGGGAACGTCTGCAAGCATTGTGTGATCAGGTAGCAGCACAGGGATTGAAGATTGCCGCCATCGAAGGTTATCTGCCGATCGAAAATATCAAACTGGGGAACGAACGGTTTGACGCCGAGATTGCGGAAATGAAAACGCTGCTGCGCGACATGCAGGCGGTGGGCATTCCCTTTATCTGCTACAACTTCATGGCGGGTACAGACTGGGTGCGGACCAAACTGGATGCCCGCGAGCGGGGCGGGGCACTGGTGACCGGCTTTGATGTTGATGAAGCAGAGCAGGCCGTTTCCCTTTCGGAGACCACGCGGGATCAGGTATCCAGCCCGATTACAGCGGAAGAACTCTGGATCAACCTGGAACGGTTTCTCACAGAACTGGTGCCGGTGGCAGAGGAATGCGGCGTGACACTGGCGATGCATCCGGACGATCCGCCGCTGGAGACGTTCATGGGCAAAGCACGGATTATGAACTGTGTCGAAAATTTTGAACGGCTGGTGCAGCTGGTGCCCAGTACGGCGAATGCGATCTGTTTCTGCCAAGGGACGTTCGCCGAGATGGGCGTGGATATTCCGGAGACCATCCGGCGGCTGGGTCCACATATCAGGTATGTGCATTTTCGCGATATCAAGGGAACCCGCGAGCGGTTCGTGGAGACGTTTCACGATAACGGTCCAACCGACATGTATGCCGCGGTGCAGGCGTACCAGGAAATCGGTTTTACAGGGCCGATCCGTCCGGACCATGTCCCCCAGTTGGTGGGAGAGGAAGCGGGTGAGCCCGGGTATACGATGCTGGGGCGGCTGCATGCCTTCGGTTATCTGCAGGGATTGATGGAGGCAGCCCGGAAAGCCGGAAACAGCTGA
- a CDS encoding M81 family metallopeptidase yields MRVGILALQHESNTFIRTATTLADFEYDVLATGDEIYPIFKSSAHEIGGFFAGLAETELEVVPIFVARALPGGTITAETVNTLINLMLAALKQAGPLDGLLVAPHGAGVSESERDLDGYWLSLVRDAVGPDLPIICTLDAHANVSQKMIDACNATIVYRTNPHIDQKDRGIEAARLMDRTLKGEVKPTQAACFVPVAINIERQHTSSEPCDSLYYVANKMLQTPGVLSNSIILGFPYADVEEMGSGFIVVTDDNPAQARELADELGQTLINRRDEFKAHLIGIEDALDRAEQMEGPVCFLDMGDNIGGGSPADGTTILHAIKARRGPTSFACLYDPEAAQTAITAGPGIHLPELAMGGKTDDLHGAPLVANVTVISVHDGDFTEAEVRHGGKTEFHMGPTAVVQTDFGLTIMLNSHRTPPFSLGQLTSCNIHPGDYQILVAKGVQAPLAAYRPVCPNLIRVNTPGVTSADMEQFDYQYRRKPLFPFEPIN; encoded by the coding sequence ATGCGTGTCGGAATCCTGGCCTTACAGCACGAATCAAATACGTTCATCCGGACCGCGACCACTCTGGCTGATTTCGAATACGATGTCCTGGCGACGGGCGACGAGATCTACCCGATCTTTAAAAGTTCGGCCCATGAAATCGGCGGCTTCTTCGCGGGGCTAGCGGAAACAGAACTGGAAGTGGTACCGATCTTTGTGGCGCGGGCCTTGCCGGGAGGAACGATTACAGCGGAAACCGTCAACACACTGATCAACCTGATGCTCGCGGCGCTGAAGCAGGCAGGACCGCTGGATGGTCTGCTGGTCGCACCGCATGGTGCAGGCGTGAGTGAAAGTGAACGTGATCTGGATGGATACTGGCTCTCGCTGGTTCGGGATGCCGTTGGTCCGGATCTTCCCATCATCTGTACGCTGGATGCGCATGCGAATGTTTCCCAGAAGATGATCGATGCCTGTAATGCGACGATCGTTTACCGGACAAATCCGCACATCGATCAGAAGGACCGGGGAATTGAAGCAGCACGACTGATGGACCGGACTCTGAAAGGGGAGGTCAAACCAACGCAGGCGGCCTGTTTTGTGCCCGTGGCGATTAACATCGAACGCCAGCATACCTCCTCTGAACCGTGTGACTCGCTGTATTATGTCGCCAACAAAATGCTGCAGACGCCTGGCGTGCTCTCAAACAGTATAATCCTGGGGTTTCCTTACGCGGATGTCGAAGAGATGGGCTCAGGCTTCATTGTAGTGACCGACGATAATCCCGCTCAGGCCCGGGAACTGGCCGATGAACTGGGACAGACGCTGATCAACCGCCGCGATGAATTCAAAGCGCACCTGATTGGCATCGAAGACGCACTCGACCGGGCAGAGCAGATGGAAGGGCCGGTCTGTTTCCTGGACATGGGCGATAATATTGGCGGCGGTTCTCCGGCGGATGGGACAACAATTCTACATGCGATTAAAGCCCGCCGGGGGCCAACCAGCTTCGCGTGTCTGTACGATCCTGAGGCAGCACAAACGGCGATTACAGCCGGACCCGGAATTCATCTCCCCGAACTGGCGATGGGTGGAAAAACAGATGACTTGCATGGTGCCCCCCTGGTGGCGAATGTCACCGTCATCAGTGTGCATGATGGAGACTTCACGGAAGCAGAAGTCAGGCACGGAGGCAAAACCGAATTCCATATGGGACCGACGGCCGTGGTCCAGACTGATTTCGGGTTGACGATCATGCTCAACAGTCACCGCACGCCGCCGTTCAGCCTGGGGCAGTTAACGTCCTGTAATATCCATCCGGGCGACTACCAGATTCTGGTCGCCAAGGGTGTCCAGGCTCCGCTGGCCGCTTATCGTCCGGTCTGCCCGAACCTGATTCGTGTCAATACGCCAGGCGTCACTTCGGCGGACATGGAACAGTTCGACTACCAGTACCGCCGCAAGCCTTTGTTCCCGTTTGAACCGATCAATTAA